Genomic window (Vibrio coralliirubri):
AACAGCTTCAAAGAGCTCTCCCCTACTGAATACCGTTACCTTGAACATGAAAAATCTCTGCTTGTTGGATTACTGGCTGACATAGGATTGTTCTGTTTGGTTAGCGAATACCACCTCTACCTCGAAAATGGCAATTACCTAGATCACGACATCGCTCTACAAATCTTCCAAGGCCAATGTTCCGCTACCAGTAAATTGGTGCTTAACCGTTGGGGCTTCGACAGCGACTTCATTGATGTGTGCAGCAATACCATCAATAACCACGAACAGCGTGAAGTGTCTTACTTGGATATTGCACGAATCGCTAACCACCTGCTGATGTTCAGAAACAAGGATGAGAACATCGATGATCACGAAGTTGAACTTAACGTGACAGGTGCAGAGGTGCTTTATAAATTAAGCAACTTGAGCAAGCATGATTTTAATGCAAAGCTAAGCGACGTGATCAATACTAGCGGCTTCTAAGTCACTGTTAAATTACAAGTAAGTGTAATATGAAGTAAATGCAATGGGGAAAGCATGTTTACAGGGATGATCTTTATATTTGCGCCACTCGTCGTGGGGTATCTTTTTGCAATTTCGAACGCTCAGACATTAGAATTTATCAACAGCTCAACATCGCGGTTGATCTACGTTATTCTGGCGTTGATGGGACTAAGCTTAGCCGCCCTCGATAACCTAGGCAGTAATCTGCAGACAATCCTTCTATATACCGTCACTTTCTTTGTCTGCTTAAGCGTATGTAACCTAATGGCACTGCCCGCTATTGATAAGTTATTGCCACTCAAAACCGACAGTAGCAAGAAGAAGCTTCCCCTCTCTTCTATGGCGATGGAATCCGCCAAACTCATCTTAGTGGTAGGTTCAGGGCTAATCGCTGGCTTAGTGCTGCCTATTGGCCTTGATTGGGTTGATACCGCAAGCGAATGGATTCTTTTTGTTCTTCTGTTCTTTATCGGCATTCAGCTGCGTAATAGCGGACTCACACTTCGTCAGATCTTACTCAACAAGCACGGCATGGTTATCGCAATCACCATTATCATCACCTCAATGTTAGGTGGTGTAATCGCGGCTTACATCCTAGATATCCCTCTGTTCAAAGCCTTGGCAATGTCTTCTGGATTTGGTTGGTATTCTCTGGCTGGTATCTTAATGGGTGACGCCTTTGGCCCTATCTATGGCGGCGCTTCCTTCATGCTTGAGCTGTTAAGAGAGTTAGTTGCCTTGGTACTGATTCCAGTGCTGATTCGCAGCTACCCATGCACTTCCATTGGTTATGCTGGTGCGACTGCGATGGACTTCACCTTACCGGTCATTCAAACAACAGGCGGCGTTCGATGTGTGCCTATCGCTATCGTCAGTGGCTTTATCCTCAGCTTGCTTGTTCCGATATTGATGTTGTTCTTTGTATCTCTTGCTAACTAGATCGCAGGAATAGCGTTTGTTTTAGATTAGAATGCAACTCGAATACCAATGCCCAAGACACCGATACAGTTACCGAAATAAAAAGACACTAAGTGTCATTGCTCAACAAATAACGATCACGGTAACCTGTAACGACAAAGTTATAAAAAGAATAAACTTACAAAAGGAACCACTATGAAACGCCTTTGCGTCGCATTACTGCTAGCTTCAACTTCTACTTTCTCTTTTGCAGCAGATTCAATGTCTGAGACAAACCAGTGCCAAGCAAAAAAATATGATGCGTACATCGACGCTTCTTTGAATTGGTATGCCGACCTTGCTGCATTAACCTCTGAGCAATACCCAGAGCTAACAGAAGTGAGTGAGTGGTTCCTAGAAGGTCGTAAGCACCACTTTGAGCTTAACCGTGCTGCGGTTAACTACTACCTTGTGAACGATTCAAGCAAAGTGGCAACAGAGCAACCTGTAGAAGGTTGGTTGCAACTCGAGCAACACGACATTAAAACACTATCAACACGTGATGATGAGCTTGGTAAAATCGCGAAAACAACGTTCGATGACCGCCAATCAACGCCTCACGCTCAAAACTACGAATTACGTTCTGCCTTTGCCGAGCTGCT
Coding sequences:
- a CDS encoding HDOD domain-containing protein; this translates as MNHLSFFWLPQNKALLLKGLESEFAQLVGHSISAGKITLPPIPNVVLKIQSLCTLESTGIAEVAECLLEDPGLAAIVIRVANSVVFNRRNITCVDIMTAVSRLGILRVRDIVTAQAIEQLKHSVNLSKECNKLLVQSASVSKELGATMVLVTNSFKELSPTEYRYLEHEKSLLVGLLADIGLFCLVSEYHLYLENGNYLDHDIALQIFQGQCSATSKLVLNRWGFDSDFIDVCSNTINNHEQREVSYLDIARIANHLLMFRNKDENIDDHEVELNVTGAEVLYKLSNLSKHDFNAKLSDVINTSGF
- a CDS encoding lysine exporter LysO family protein — translated: MFTGMIFIFAPLVVGYLFAISNAQTLEFINSSTSRLIYVILALMGLSLAALDNLGSNLQTILLYTVTFFVCLSVCNLMALPAIDKLLPLKTDSSKKKLPLSSMAMESAKLILVVGSGLIAGLVLPIGLDWVDTASEWILFVLLFFIGIQLRNSGLTLRQILLNKHGMVIAITIIITSMLGGVIAAYILDIPLFKALAMSSGFGWYSLAGILMGDAFGPIYGGASFMLELLRELVALVLIPVLIRSYPCTSIGYAGATAMDFTLPVIQTTGGVRCVPIAIVSGFILSLLVPILMLFFVSLAN